The DNA window ATTACTAATCCTGGAATAGATGTTGATTTATAAAGATAATAATTCTTATCACTTGTACTCGGCTCTGGCAAATTATCTATACCTGCATATTCAAGAAAATGATTTCTTATGTTATTGTCAGAATTACCATTATATAAAGAATATGTCCAAAGTTTACTAGGATCGATTTTCCCCTCATTTGACATTTTAGCAAGGATATCCGCTATATAGTTTCCTCTACCATTATCTGTACTTAAATCATAAGATGGCTTACTTTTATCTGTACTATCAATATCACTAAGATCAGGCATATGGTCTAAATATTTAGGAACTAAGGTTTTTTCTAACTCCTCTTTATTATTTTTAGCATATGCTATAATTTTATTTTTGTCTATATTTGATAAACGTAAATCTTCGTTTTCTTTCAGATCTCCTGTAAGCATGGCGACTTGACAAGCATCCATTAATGCTTTAATATCAACTTCTTTAGCTGCAGCTTTAGCATTTTTTTTAAATATACCAAACTTAGGAACAACTATTGCTGAAAGAACACCTAAAATAGCTATAACTACAATTAACTCTATCAAAGTAAATCCTTTTTTGTTAAACATAACTCATCTCCTTTTCCTTTTGAATGTCCTCTTTTAATCCATCAACCTATGAGTATTGAAGTTAAAATCAACTCAATAATATTGTTATCGTCAATATTCTTTTTTTACATTGTATATGTTTTTTTAGCTATTTTCAAGAATTTTATACATATTTTTATAAATTTATCCAGAAGTATATCTATTGGTAGTTTATATAAATACATGTTAAAAAAAACTCCGTTTTTGAACAGCCCCCTGTCAAGTAGACAGTGGAAATAATAAAAATTTTGTGTAGCGTCAATCAACAAATTGGCGCTATATTTATGCAACTAACGTAGATAGATAATGACGATACTCCAATGGAGTCATACTTTAAGCACTTTTGGTAACGGTTCAAGTACGCTTTCTTTATAAGCTTCACTAATAAGTTTTAAGAGCATCTCATTTTCTAGTTTATTTTGGTGTTTTTCCTGGCGTCACCCTCATTCGATTTTTTATAACTTTTTTAGGAGCTCATTTTCCATTTCTAACTGTTTATTTTTAGTTTCTTTGTACGTGATTCATAGTTCATGCTGATATCCATCAAAGAACCATTACCTACCAAGAGTCTTCAACAGCTGATATCTTAAGCTCCTTAGAATAGGTAGTCTGAGAGAATAGTCCTGATTCTTCCTTTGAATTATAATTTTTAATCCATGCTTTAACTGAACTATTACTAACTGACAGTTCATCACAAATCTTTTAAAGACTTTTAACACCATTTAAATAATCCTTTACTGCTGCTACCTTTACCTCAAATTCAACTTTAAGTTTTCTTCTCATGACAAAACTCCCCTTATAATAAACAGTTATAATATTTTAACTGTTTATTACAAGGGGAGCATATCATTTTCAAAGGAGTTTTTGTATTTAGCTAATTTATTAAAATTTACAATTTTAAGTACATTCTTCTACTCTAAAATACTTATTTGTTTACTTTCATAATAAAAAAGCACTATGAATTTAAGTAGTATTCATAGTGCTTTTTACTATATCTTATACAAATGATGAAAATGCTCTAAAAAAATCTTTCATCATTTGTATATTCTAAGACAGTGTCTTCTTTTTTATTATTCATGTTCATGGTCACAGCAACCATGTTCGCCACAGGAGCATTCTTCTTCAATATATATTTTTTCATGACAACTTGGACAAATTAACTCAGTTTCTTCATTATGATGATCCATAAAATCTTCATCAAGATAGATGCTTTCGTTACAATTAGGACATTCTACTTCAACAAAGTCTATATCTTCCTCATCATAATCTTCATCTTCTATTTCATCAAATACTTCATCCTCAACGATTGCTAAGTCTTCATCAATTGTTTCTACATAATCATCTAGATCTTCTACATCATCATGTAAATCACTACAAGCATCAGCAAAGTCTTCTAATACATCAAGTATATTTACTAAGAGTTTACCTTCTTTTGAACTTTTATCTACTTCCATTCCTTCTGCAAGTCCTCTTAAATAAGCTACTCTTTCGTATAAATGATTCAAGAATAACGCCTCCTTATGAGTTAATATATATATTATTTCCTATGCTCTTGATAAATACTCACCTGTTCTTGTATCTATTTTTATTCTGTCACCTTCATTAATGAAAATAGGAACTTGTACAGTTGCACCTGTTTCCATTGTAGCTGGTTTAGTTACATTTGTAGCAGTAGCTCCTTTTACACCTGGTTCTGTATAAGTAACTTCTAATTCAACAAAATTTGGTGGATCAACTTGAAATGCTTTTTCGTTGAAAAATTTCACTGTAGCAGTATCATTTTCTCTTAAATAAAGAATAGCTTCTTCAACTTGTTCTTTTACTAATGGAATCTGATCATAAGTTTCATTATCCATAAAATAGTATAGTTCTCCATCGTTGTATAAGTATTGCATTTGTTTTGTCTCAATATGTGCTTTTGGGAATTTTTCATTTGGGTTAAAAGCTTCTTCACGTGTAGAACCTGTTAATATACTTTTATATTTTGTTCTTACAAAAGCAGCTCCTTTTCCAGGTTTAACATGTTGAAAATCTACGACAACAAAAG is part of the Crassaminicella profunda genome and encodes:
- a CDS encoding type II secretion system protein; protein product: MFNKKGFTLIELIVVIAILGVLSAIVVPKFGIFKKNAKAAAKEVDIKALMDACQVAMLTGDLKENEDLRLSNIDKNKIIAYAKNNKEELEKTLVPKYLDHMPDLSDIDSTDKSKPSYDLSTDNGRGNYIADILAKMSNEGKIDPSKLWTYSLYNGNSDNNIRNHFLEYAGIDNLPEPSTSDKNYYLYKSTSIPGLVIIKVKGSSWQNLAGIQPIDGKWYRSEYDTTNGWQPILNK
- a CDS encoding CD1247 N-terminal domain-containing protein — its product is MNHLYERVAYLRGLAEGMEVDKSSKEGKLLVNILDVLEDFADACSDLHDDVEDLDDYVETIDEDLAIVEDEVFDEIEDEDYDEEDIDFVEVECPNCNESIYLDEDFMDHHNEETELICPSCHEKIYIEEECSCGEHGCCDHEHE
- the efp gene encoding elongation factor P; the encoded protein is MISAGDFRKGMTFQINGEPFVVVDFQHVKPGKGAAFVRTKYKSILTGSTREEAFNPNEKFPKAHIETKQMQYLYNDGELYYFMDNETYDQIPLVKEQVEEAILYLRENDTATVKFFNEKAFQVDPPNFVELEVTYTEPGVKGATATNVTKPATMETGATVQVPIFINEGDRIKIDTRTGEYLSRA